The Streptomyces kanamyceticus genome window below encodes:
- a CDS encoding esterase-like activity of phytase family protein, producing MSPHAARKRRVRRSLAVGVPLAVATAMVVTGTAMGSQQSADRKHGAHKKARVTHTATLGDIPLGTFSNSLLPGTVDNDRGVDLGGIGSDLYPAGRKGEFWTVTDRGPNGQIKVDGKKRRTFPVPGFDPAIVKIRVSGETVKVLSAVPITTSSGKPVTGLPNQKGRDEAPYTYDAQKPVSYDPNGLDTEGVVRASDGSFWLVDEYGPSLIHVSARGKVLKRYVPEGLALRGADYPVAEALPGILMHRKTNRGFEGLAQLPGGDLVMAVQSPLSLPDEDAGEASRTTRLLRFSPKKQAVTAEYVYRFDPVDVVDPGEDDTSELKISSVVAVGRDRLLVQERTDKAARLQSVTLDRRSNILGRKWDNETTKPSLEQLDDPAASGVPVLRKRLVVDLGAVDGVPGKIEGVAKVDSRTLALINDNDFGMTDGPEAFDKNGRLVDSGVETTVTYVKLPQKF from the coding sequence ATGTCCCCGCACGCCGCCCGCAAGCGCCGTGTCCGCCGTTCCCTAGCTGTCGGCGTGCCGCTCGCCGTGGCCACCGCGATGGTGGTGACCGGCACCGCGATGGGCAGCCAGCAGAGCGCAGACCGCAAGCACGGTGCCCACAAGAAGGCGCGCGTCACCCACACGGCCACCCTGGGAGACATCCCTCTCGGCACGTTCAGCAATTCCCTCCTGCCGGGAACGGTCGACAACGACCGCGGCGTGGATCTCGGCGGCATCGGCAGCGACCTCTACCCGGCGGGCCGCAAGGGCGAGTTCTGGACAGTGACCGACCGCGGCCCCAACGGCCAGATCAAGGTGGACGGCAAGAAGCGCCGCACCTTCCCTGTGCCCGGCTTCGACCCCGCGATCGTGAAGATCCGGGTCTCCGGAGAGACCGTCAAGGTCCTCTCCGCTGTGCCGATCACGACTTCCTCCGGGAAGCCCGTCACCGGACTACCCAATCAGAAGGGGCGCGACGAAGCGCCCTACACGTACGACGCGCAGAAGCCCGTCTCCTACGACCCGAACGGTCTGGACACCGAAGGGGTCGTGCGGGCGTCCGACGGCAGCTTCTGGCTGGTGGACGAGTACGGGCCGTCGCTGATCCACGTCTCCGCGCGCGGGAAGGTGCTCAAGCGTTACGTCCCTGAAGGGCTCGCCCTGCGGGGCGCGGACTACCCCGTGGCCGAGGCGCTGCCCGGCATCTTGATGCACCGCAAGACGAACCGCGGCTTCGAAGGGCTCGCCCAGTTGCCCGGGGGCGACCTGGTGATGGCGGTGCAGAGCCCTCTGTCCCTGCCGGACGAGGACGCGGGTGAGGCGTCGCGGACGACGCGACTGCTGCGCTTCTCGCCGAAGAAGCAGGCAGTCACCGCCGAGTACGTCTACCGCTTCGATCCCGTGGACGTCGTCGACCCGGGCGAGGACGACACCTCGGAGCTGAAGATCTCCTCCGTGGTCGCCGTCGGGCGCGATCGGCTGCTCGTCCAGGAGCGCACGGACAAGGCCGCGCGACTGCAGAGCGTCACCCTGGACCGCCGGTCGAACATTCTCGGCCGCAAGTGGGACAACGAGACCACCAAGCCCTCGCTGGAGCAGCTCGACGACCCCGCAGCCTCCGGAGTGCCCGTCCTGCGCAAGCGTCTGGTGGTCGACCTGGGTGCGGTCGACGGCGTCCCCGGCAAGATCGAAGGCGTCGCCAAGGTCGACAGCCGCACCCTGGCACTCATCAACGACAACGACTTCGGGATGACCGACGGCCCGGAGGCCTTCGACAAGAACGGTCGCCTGGTGGACAGCGGTGTGGAGACGACGGTCACGTACGTAAAGCTGCCTCAGAAGTTCTGA